In Pseudobacteroides sp., one DNA window encodes the following:
- a CDS encoding helix-turn-helix transcriptional regulator: protein MNLLIRIKMLCSKKSVALSRLEQDTGLANGSIRKWEKTLPSSDRLEKIADYFNVSTDYLLGRTLKSMIDDKLIEKEMSLESLALKTGVPLYWLQNIDSFIPGTFGDYEIGYEWMARVEKELGIPDEAFQKELLKQEIPVYDGPTSTALEDFFPAPQNVVDPDELSMLDLFRKLPLDLKHDLMNYAKYLLTK from the coding sequence ATGAATTTATTAATACGCATAAAAATGCTGTGCTCTAAGAAATCAGTAGCTTTATCAAGGCTTGAACAGGATACAGGACTAGCAAACGGAAGCATCAGAAAATGGGAAAAAACACTTCCATCATCTGACAGACTCGAAAAGATTGCAGATTACTTTAATGTATCTACTGACTATCTTTTAGGAAGAACATTAAAAAGTATGATTGATGACAAGCTTATTGAAAAAGAAATGTCATTAGAATCTTTAGCCCTAAAAACTGGAGTGCCTTTATATTGGTTACAAAATATCGACTCTTTTATACCAGGTACTTTTGGCGATTATGAAATCGGCTATGAATGGATGGCAAGAGTAGAAAAAGAATTGGGTATTCCCGATGAAGCATTTCAAAAAGAACTTCTAAAGCAGGAGATACCTGTCTATGACGGTCCAACGAGCACCGCACTAGAAGACTTCTTTCCTGCTCCTCAGAATGTGGTTGATCCTGACGAGCTTTCCATGCTCGATCTATTTAGAAAATTGCCATTAGATCTCAAGCACGATCTAATGAATTATGCAAAATATCTTTTAACTAAATAA
- a CDS encoding tyrosine-type recombinase/integrase, which produces MEKDKKPKKDKQKRRGRNEGMVRYLEDKKIYEARYAIGVDEGGKTKYKSIYGKKKTGPGGVLERMREALQALGKGEYVEPSDKSLIVWCKEWYETYKKPTVKTNTKEKYLTSLKRIENADIADMRLKDVSQDILQKYYNKLIEKYSEETIKATHSLINGALDKAEDMRMIVKNPAKKLIIPKKDNSDEGEVKALTEDEYTLLMNELMRRSNYFMYLNFMANTGLRPGEAIALNRSDINIKDKTVNVNKTFIRKTKSAQNSPKTKSSKRIVPIPDHTLTLLTDYMNKQKNKEDSSPLFQTKNGTRLSERNCSRPLKDIGEDLKLGWVHLHTMRHTFASRLFKNKVDIKIISELLGHAKVATTYDIYVHFIDNIVSESVQVLNTDSIPEKLPEKLPEKTKRASKKKTKKKK; this is translated from the coding sequence ATGGAAAAAGATAAAAAACCTAAAAAGGACAAGCAAAAAAGGCGTGGAAGAAATGAAGGAATGGTTAGATATCTGGAAGATAAGAAAATATATGAGGCCAGATATGCTATAGGTGTTGATGAGGGTGGCAAAACCAAATATAAAAGCATATACGGCAAAAAGAAAACTGGACCTGGCGGAGTGCTTGAAAGAATGAGAGAAGCTTTACAGGCTTTAGGTAAAGGCGAGTATGTTGAACCTTCTGATAAATCCTTGATTGTTTGGTGCAAGGAATGGTATGAGACATATAAAAAGCCTACTGTTAAGACCAACACCAAAGAAAAGTACCTAACATCATTAAAGAGAATAGAAAATGCGGATATTGCCGATATGCGATTAAAAGATGTTTCTCAAGACATTCTCCAAAAATACTACAATAAACTGATTGAAAAATATTCCGAAGAAACCATTAAGGCAACTCACAGTTTAATTAATGGTGCATTAGATAAAGCAGAAGACATGAGAATGATTGTAAAAAATCCAGCTAAAAAACTAATTATTCCTAAAAAAGATAATAGCGATGAAGGAGAGGTAAAAGCATTAACCGAGGATGAGTATACTCTTCTCATGAATGAACTTATGAGAAGAAGCAATTATTTTATGTATTTAAATTTTATGGCCAACACAGGGCTTAGGCCAGGGGAAGCAATTGCCCTAAATAGGTCAGATATTAACATTAAGGATAAAACTGTTAATGTTAATAAAACCTTTATACGTAAAACTAAATCAGCCCAAAACAGCCCAAAAACAAAGTCCAGTAAAAGAATTGTGCCTATACCAGATCATACTTTAACATTATTAACTGACTATATGAATAAGCAGAAAAATAAAGAAGATTCAAGCCCATTATTTCAAACTAAAAACGGTACTAGGTTAAGTGAAAGAAATTGTTCTCGGCCGTTAAAAGATATAGGCGAGGATTTAAAATTAGGATGGGTGCATCTTCATACTATGAGGCACACTTTTGCTTCAAGGCTATTCAAAAATAAAGTTGATATTAAAATAATTAGTGAATTATTAGGCCATGCCAAAGTCGCTACAACATATGATATATATGTTCACTTCATAGATAATATAGTTTCAGAGTCAGTTCAAGTTTTAAACACTGATTCCATACCTGAAAAGCTTCCTGAAAAGCTTCCTGAAAAGACCAAGAGAGCAAGCAAAAAGAAAACTAAAAAGAAAAAGTGA
- the sigH gene encoding RNA polymerase sporulation sigma factor SigH, with translation MKTNVQTGMANSFSTMHDEEVILDARSGDSIALEYLINKYRSFVRAKARTYFLIGADREDIIQEGMIGLFKAIRDFREDKLSSFRAFAELCITRQIITAIKTATRQKHIPLNSYVSLNRPVFDEESDRTLMDLISEESVSDPEEMIINREEFNGIEEKMGEILSGLEWEVLSLYLQGRSYQEIAEELDRHVKSIDNALQRVKRKLEKYLEEGKV, from the coding sequence TTGAAAACAAATGTACAAACCGGAATGGCCAATTCTTTTAGTACAATGCATGATGAGGAAGTAATATTAGATGCACGATCTGGTGACAGCATAGCCCTTGAATATCTTATCAACAAGTACAGGAGCTTCGTTCGTGCCAAAGCCAGAACATATTTTTTAATTGGTGCCGACAGGGAAGACATTATCCAGGAAGGAATGATCGGACTTTTTAAAGCCATCCGAGATTTCAGAGAGGACAAGTTGTCTTCATTCCGGGCTTTTGCCGAGCTTTGCATTACAAGACAAATAATTACTGCAATCAAAACAGCTACAAGGCAGAAGCATATTCCACTTAACTCTTATGTTTCACTTAACAGGCCCGTCTTTGACGAAGAGTCTGATCGCACCCTTATGGATTTGATAAGTGAGGAAAGCGTTTCCGACCCTGAAGAAATGATTATAAACAGGGAAGAGTTTAATGGTATTGAAGAAAAAATGGGTGAAATTCTGAGCGGCTTGGAATGGGAAGTTCTGTCACTTTATTTGCAGGGCAGATCATATCAGGAAATTGCTGAGGAACTGGACAGGCATGTAAAGTCAATAGATAATGCACTTCAGCGAGTAAAACGCAAATTGGAGAAATATCTTGAAGAAGGTAAGGTATAA
- a CDS encoding NYN domain-containing protein, which translates to MNIIVVFEGYLVKTVMKKEFFDSMTIVFTKQFDTADKLYRKICIKMRHNLF; encoded by the coding sequence ATAAATATTATTGTTGTTTTTGAAGGCTATTTAGTAAAAACAGTCATGAAAAAAGAATTTTTTGATAGTATGACAATAGTGTTTACTAAACAATTTGATACTGCCGATAAATTATATCGAAAGATTTGTATTAAAATGAGGCATAACTTGTTTTAA
- the rlmB gene encoding 23S rRNA (guanosine(2251)-2'-O)-methyltransferase RlmB — MSDFRGNKNRRDRRDGKQPRSSGEFHLDKKREVLDKPDRSLGFEGEDKNSDILEGRNPVLEALKAGRTINKILIAKGEREGSIKQIAAMAKEMGITIQEVDRRNLDSISLTKSHQGVIAYVSVKEYVEVDDILKESENSGKPPFILILDEINDAHNLGSILRTADAVGVHGVIIPKRRAVGLTSVVAKASAGAIEYVPVARVTNIAQTIDYLKKNNIWVIGTDQTGEKEFYKSDLKGPVALVIGSEGEGMGRLVREKCDFVVRIPMMGNISSLNASVAAAVMMYEILKQRGV; from the coding sequence ATGAGTGATTTCAGAGGAAACAAGAATAGAAGAGATAGAAGAGACGGCAAACAGCCAAGAAGTTCAGGTGAATTTCACCTAGACAAAAAGAGAGAAGTGCTTGATAAACCTGACAGAAGTTTGGGGTTTGAAGGTGAAGATAAAAACTCAGACATATTAGAGGGCAGAAACCCTGTTTTGGAAGCGTTAAAAGCGGGAAGGACTATAAATAAGATACTTATTGCAAAAGGTGAGAGAGAAGGTTCTATAAAGCAAATTGCTGCAATGGCGAAGGAAATGGGAATAACTATCCAGGAGGTTGATAGAAGGAACCTTGACAGTATTTCCCTTACCAAATCTCATCAAGGTGTAATTGCTTATGTTTCTGTTAAGGAATATGTTGAAGTTGACGATATATTAAAGGAATCGGAGAATAGCGGAAAGCCTCCGTTTATTCTGATTCTTGATGAAATAAACGACGCACATAATCTGGGATCTATTTTAAGGACAGCCGATGCAGTAGGCGTGCATGGAGTTATTATACCCAAGAGAAGAGCGGTAGGACTCACATCTGTTGTAGCAAAGGCTTCTGCAGGAGCTATTGAATATGTACCTGTTGCGAGGGTAACAAATATTGCCCAGACCATTGATTATCTTAAGAAGAACAATATTTGGGTAATCGGAACAGATCAGACAGGTGAAAAAGAGTTTTACAAGAGCGACTTGAAAGGCCCTGTTGCACTGGTAATTGGCAGTGAGGGCGAAGGCATGGGCAGACTAGTAAGGGAAAAATGTGATTTTGTGGTTAGAATTCCAATGATGGGAAATATTTCGTCATTAAATGCCTCTGTTGCTGCTGCTGTCATGATGTACGAAATATTGAAGCAAAGAGGTGTGTAG
- a CDS encoding Mini-ribonuclease 3, whose amino-acid sequence MLIEFIENVLKDNNVSHSDVNQYSPLVLAYIGDSVYEVFIRTLLVSKGNAPVYKLHKQSVAFVKAKAQSDIIHSIMDNLTEDEQEVVRRGRNAKSGTIPKNADVVEYKYATGFETLLGYLYLKKDYGRLTEILKMSVSV is encoded by the coding sequence ATGCTTATTGAATTTATCGAAAATGTATTAAAGGACAATAATGTAAGTCATTCGGACGTTAATCAGTACTCTCCTCTTGTACTAGCCTACATAGGTGATTCTGTCTATGAGGTTTTTATCCGTACCCTATTAGTGTCAAAGGGGAATGCACCTGTGTACAAGCTTCACAAGCAATCTGTTGCTTTTGTTAAGGCAAAAGCCCAATCCGATATCATTCATAGTATCATGGATAACTTAACTGAAGATGAGCAGGAGGTTGTGAGAAGGGGCAGAAACGCAAAATCCGGCACCATTCCTAAAAATGCTGACGTTGTAGAATACAAGTACGCAACAGGCTTTGAAACGCTGTTGGGCTATTTGTACTTGAAAAAGGATTACGGCAGGCTGACAGAAATTTTAAAAATGTCTGTATCTGTATAA
- a CDS encoding response regulator, producing MKVLIADDVLFMRRLLSNQLAKYGYEVIEAENGEDAVLKCIREQPDLVFMDVVMPKMDGITATRLIKNEISGKIIICSVISDKNKVLEAIKAGASDYIVKPVNDKRLQETINKFCSVPSE from the coding sequence ATGAAAGTACTTATTGCTGATGATGTATTATTCATGAGAAGATTATTGTCCAATCAATTAGCCAAATATGGCTATGAGGTTATAGAGGCGGAAAACGGTGAGGATGCGGTTCTCAAATGTATAAGAGAACAACCTGATTTGGTTTTTATGGATGTTGTTATGCCCAAAATGGATGGAATCACGGCTACCAGGCTTATAAAAAATGAGATAAGCGGCAAGATAATAATTTGCTCTGTCATAAGCGATAAGAATAAAGTGCTTGAAGCAATTAAGGCGGGAGCAAGCGATTATATAGTAAAACCTGTTAATGACAAACGTCTCCAGGAAACCATCAATAAGTTTTGCAGTGTGCCAAGTGAATAG
- the cysS gene encoding cysteine--tRNA ligase has protein sequence MKLFNTMTRKKEEFKPLEPNKVKMYSCGPTVYNYFHLGNARPFIVFDTLRRYLAYKGYDVTFVQNFTDIDDKMINKANQEGITVKELADRFIDEYFIDAKGLGIAEATVHPKATENIDAIIDLIKKLEDKGFAYNIDGDVYFNTKSFREYGKLSQHSLDDLEAGARISVDERKRDPMDFALWKAQKPNEPAWESPWGMGRPGWHIECSAMSMRYLGETIDIHSGGLDLTFPHHENEIAQSEAATGKPFALYWLHNGFINVNNEKMAKSKNNFFTVRDIVKKYDYEVIRFFMLSAHYRSPINFSDDLLEQAKSGLERLYTCLENLNYLLGNKAASEAGDINENYKNELLSYKGKFIDAMDDDLNTADALAALFDMVREINSFVNSGNEVSYGSLVYSKELLKELGSVLGLLQKENNNNLDSEIEELINNRQQARKDKNWKLADEIRDKLKDMGIVLEDTPQGVKWKRI, from the coding sequence ATGAAGTTGTTTAACACTATGACTAGAAAAAAGGAAGAGTTTAAGCCTTTAGAGCCAAATAAGGTAAAAATGTATTCATGCGGACCAACCGTTTACAATTATTTTCATCTCGGAAATGCCAGACCTTTTATTGTTTTTGACACTTTAAGAAGGTACCTTGCATATAAGGGCTACGATGTAACATTTGTACAAAATTTTACCGATATAGATGACAAAATGATAAACAAGGCCAATCAGGAAGGAATTACAGTTAAGGAACTGGCTGATAGGTTCATTGATGAGTATTTCATTGATGCAAAGGGACTTGGAATAGCCGAAGCTACGGTGCATCCAAAGGCTACAGAAAATATCGATGCGATTATTGACCTTATTAAGAAGCTGGAGGATAAGGGTTTTGCATACAATATAGACGGGGATGTATATTTTAACACCAAAAGCTTTAGGGAGTACGGAAAGTTGTCCCAGCACAGCCTTGACGATCTTGAGGCAGGAGCAAGAATAAGCGTTGATGAGAGAAAGCGTGACCCGATGGATTTTGCACTCTGGAAAGCTCAAAAGCCTAACGAGCCGGCATGGGAGAGCCCATGGGGTATGGGACGCCCCGGATGGCATATCGAATGCTCTGCCATGTCCATGAGATACTTGGGGGAAACAATTGATATTCACAGTGGAGGCCTGGACCTGACGTTCCCTCACCATGAAAATGAAATTGCACAGAGCGAAGCTGCTACAGGAAAGCCTTTTGCGTTATATTGGCTGCATAACGGGTTTATTAATGTCAATAATGAGAAGATGGCCAAATCAAAAAATAACTTTTTTACTGTGAGGGATATAGTTAAGAAATATGACTATGAGGTTATAAGGTTTTTTATGCTTTCCGCACATTACAGAAGCCCCATAAACTTTAGTGATGATCTTCTAGAACAGGCAAAGTCCGGTCTTGAAAGGCTCTACACCTGCCTTGAAAACTTGAACTACCTGTTGGGAAACAAAGCTGCATCAGAAGCTGGGGATATCAATGAAAACTACAAAAATGAGCTTTTATCGTATAAGGGTAAGTTTATTGATGCGATGGATGACGATTTAAATACAGCAGATGCACTTGCAGCTCTGTTTGATATGGTAAGAGAGATAAACTCCTTTGTGAATTCCGGCAATGAGGTTTCCTACGGCAGTCTTGTTTATTCAAAAGAGCTTTTAAAGGAGCTTGGAAGCGTACTGGGACTTTTGCAAAAGGAAAACAATAATAATCTGGATAGTGAAATTGAGGAATTGATAAATAACAGGCAGCAGGCCAGAAAGGATAAAAACTGGAAGTTGGCGGATGAGATTAGGGATAAGCTTAAAGATATGGGGATAGTACTTGAGGATACGCCCCAGGGAGTTAAGTGGAAACGAATTTAA
- the epsC gene encoding serine O-acetyltransferase EpsC encodes MIKELINDARSIARRDPAAKSILEVIILYPGFHAIFNYRIAHWFYKRNLFFIARLISQISRFLTGVEIHPGAKIGRGLFIDHGMGVVVGETAEIGDNCTIYHGVTLGGTGKDKGKRHPTIGNNVLISAGVKILGPFKVGDNARIGANAVVLREVEPNTTVVGVPARPVRKGDEKIVPSFELDQIHIGDPIAQELCRMRARIEYIEKLHEGEDNVHFRKELKKMTYERFEQCDLE; translated from the coding sequence ATGATTAAGGAATTGATTAATGATGCAAGAAGTATTGCACGTAGAGATCCGGCAGCCAAAAGCATTCTGGAGGTAATTATCCTTTACCCGGGTTTTCATGCCATATTTAATTACAGAATAGCTCACTGGTTTTACAAAAGAAATTTATTTTTTATTGCACGTTTAATTTCACAGATTTCAAGATTCCTGACTGGAGTAGAAATACATCCTGGTGCAAAAATAGGAAGAGGGCTTTTTATTGATCACGGCATGGGAGTTGTTGTGGGCGAAACAGCGGAGATCGGAGACAACTGTACAATATACCATGGGGTTACCCTTGGCGGTACCGGTAAGGATAAGGGAAAACGTCACCCAACTATAGGTAACAATGTCCTCATAAGTGCAGGTGTTAAAATATTGGGTCCATTTAAAGTCGGAGATAATGCCAGGATTGGTGCAAACGCAGTAGTGCTGAGAGAGGTTGAACCCAATACAACTGTTGTAGGGGTTCCGGCAAGGCCTGTTAGGAAAGGCGATGAGAAGATTGTTCCATCTTTCGAATTAGACCAGATCCATATTGGTGACCCGATAGCTCAGGAGCTTTGCAGAATGAGGGCAAGAATAGAATACATTGAGAAGCTCCACGAAGGAGAAGACAATGTGCACTTTAGAAAAGAGCTTAAGAAAATGACATATGAGAGATTTGAACAGTGTGACTTGGAATAG
- the gltX gene encoding glutamate--tRNA ligase produces MKQIKVRFAPSPTGHLHIGGARTALFNYLYAKNNNGKFLVRIEDTDLARSSYESEQVIINDLRWLGINWDEGIDVGGDNGPYRSTERKDVYNKFVDQLLESGKAYRCFCSQEELDADRKMLEEKGELPRYLGKCSHLTSEQIQQNIAEGKRYTIRFKVPLNETITVNDKVRGNVEFDSNGVGDFIIVKSDGIPVYNFAVVIDDHLMEITHVIRAEEHLSNTPRQILIYDALGFEKPEFAHVSLILGHDHTKMSKRHGSTWVEQYRDQGYLPEAIVNFLALLGWSPESEEEIFNMDQLISQFSLNRVSKNPAVFDINKLNWMNSQYIKAASVEYVTELAIPQLKKAGYISDDISKEENDRICKMIASIKDGISYMAEVPAKLKIFFDDDVTPENEETMEIMKGEQVPGLLDVFVNKVQEAEIIDEEFGKGIFKVIQKETGIKGKNLFMPIRIALTGKMHGPELYDIIAILGKDGIIKRIKSSK; encoded by the coding sequence ATGAAACAAATAAAAGTACGATTTGCACCAAGCCCTACCGGGCATCTACATATAGGAGGAGCCAGAACCGCTTTGTTCAATTACCTTTATGCAAAGAACAACAACGGCAAATTTCTTGTCAGGATTGAAGACACTGATTTAGCACGTTCTTCATACGAGTCTGAGCAGGTTATAATAAACGATTTAAGATGGCTTGGCATCAATTGGGATGAAGGAATAGATGTTGGCGGTGATAATGGACCCTATAGATCAACTGAGCGTAAGGATGTATATAACAAATTTGTAGATCAGCTTTTAGAGAGCGGTAAGGCATACAGATGCTTCTGTTCCCAAGAGGAATTAGATGCTGATAGAAAAATGCTGGAAGAGAAGGGCGAGCTTCCAAGGTATCTTGGAAAGTGCAGTCACCTTACAAGCGAACAGATACAGCAAAATATTGCAGAGGGCAAAAGGTATACAATAAGATTTAAGGTTCCCCTCAATGAAACAATAACAGTTAATGACAAGGTTAGAGGCAATGTAGAATTTGACAGCAATGGTGTTGGAGATTTTATTATTGTGAAATCGGATGGAATTCCTGTATACAACTTTGCCGTTGTTATCGATGATCACCTGATGGAAATAACCCATGTCATAAGGGCGGAGGAGCACTTATCCAACACACCTAGGCAAATACTCATATATGATGCACTTGGTTTTGAAAAGCCTGAATTTGCACATGTATCGTTGATATTGGGCCATGATCACACAAAAATGAGCAAAAGGCACGGCTCCACATGGGTAGAGCAGTACAGGGATCAGGGATATTTGCCTGAGGCAATAGTCAATTTTCTTGCTTTACTAGGATGGTCCCCTGAAAGCGAAGAAGAAATATTTAATATGGACCAGTTGATTTCTCAGTTTTCCCTCAACAGGGTATCAAAAAACCCTGCGGTTTTTGATATAAACAAACTAAACTGGATGAATTCTCAATATATAAAAGCAGCATCGGTTGAGTATGTTACAGAGCTTGCCATACCCCAGCTTAAAAAGGCCGGCTATATAAGTGATGATATTTCAAAGGAGGAGAATGACAGGATCTGCAAAATGATAGCCAGCATAAAGGATGGCATATCCTATATGGCTGAAGTTCCTGCCAAGCTTAAAATATTCTTTGATGATGACGTGACACCCGAGAATGAAGAGACCATGGAGATAATGAAGGGTGAGCAGGTCCCCGGGCTTCTTGATGTTTTTGTGAACAAGGTGCAGGAAGCTGAAATTATTGACGAGGAATTCGGAAAAGGGATTTTTAAAGTCATTCAAAAGGAAACCGGCATCAAGGGCAAAAACCTTTTCATGCCCATACGTATAGCTCTTACCGGGAAAATGCACGGACCTGAACTCTACGACATAATTGCCATACTCGGAAAAGATGGTATAATTAAAAGAATAAAATCATCAAAGTGA